A window of Bacillus sp. BGMRC 2118 genomic DNA:
CCACACAACTCACCTATTTCAAATACGAATATTTTATTTTACAATACATTATTCGATGAAAATGCATCCAATCATTTAGCAATCGGAAGCTCGTATACCTTTACGATTAAAGATGGTAATGATATGACAGAACAGGACTTAATCGATAACGGAATTAACCAAAGTGTTACTCATGTAGATTTTATGATTGGTTCAGGTGAAATGGATATTGATGGAATTAAGAAGGATGGCACAGTTGTTCCTTTATTCAGAAAAGGAAACTGGGCTTAAAAGATAAGGTTCAAATAGTGAGGTGTTATTACATGCTATTTAGAAATGACACGAAGAAACCACAACAGCCACAGGAATCAGAATGGCTATTTCCAATGTAATAAGAATAAGCCTTGCTAAAATATAGCAAGGCTTATTTTATGTCTTTAAATTCTTGGTAGCTTCCATAAATTCTTCCTTCAAAACACCCATCATAATATTATCGTGGTATTCATTATCATAATACAACTCTCCTCGAATGACTCCTTCTATTTGAAAGCCCAGCTTTTCGTAGGACTTCTTAGCTCTTGCGTTATACGAATAAACACATAAACCAATTCGGTACAAATTCAACGTGAAGAATCCGTATTCCATGATCAATCTCAATGCTTCTGTTCCATAACCCTTCCCGAAGAATCGTGGTTCGTGAAGTGCAATTCGGAGATTGGCATTTTGATTGAGATGATCTATCTCATTTAATGATAAATCTCCAACAGGTTCATCTGTCTCCTTATCAACAATGACAAGATCCATTCGATTATCTAATGCAAATCCATCATATGCTTTTTCAATTTTGGCAGCAGTTAAGTATTTTTGTGAGCCTGTCATTTTTCTAATTTCAGGATGTGATAATGCTTTTGAAATTAGAGCATAGTCCTCTTTCTTAAATTCTCTTAAATATACACTCTTTCCTTCGAGAAAATGGTGCATAGTAATTCCTCCCTTTTATAAAAA
This region includes:
- a CDS encoding GNAT family N-acetyltransferase, whose product is MHHFLEGKSVYLREFKKEDYALISKALSHPEIRKMTGSQKYLTAAKIEKAYDGFALDNRMDLVIVDKETDEPVGDLSLNEIDHLNQNANLRIALHEPRFFGKGYGTEALRLIMEYGFFTLNLYRIGLCVYSYNARAKKSYEKLGFQIEGVIRGELYYDNEYHDNIMMGVLKEEFMEATKNLKT